One Chryseobacterium wanjuense genomic region harbors:
- a CDS encoding RagB/SusD family nutrient uptake outer membrane protein, translating to MKNFLKIFLLIIITSCSSSDMDLEPLNGPTSGTFPASYEEGKMGLFAAYRNLSTLDAASTPMWHVMDNITDIGYARPGTNYTSPITSSLTTTNALAIKPWEVHYQTIARCHAVLDKLDGIAGITEAQKAELGSELRFIRAYCYSQLIELYGDVPLLKASVTLNNANVPRTPVAEIQQFIIDELGAVAPQLPISQSQFGNVRASRIAALMLKARVELYSKQYAAAAVTSKQALDAAAGVYSLTPFNASVNYAGKDHTVGEPDPSNIFGHSGFSNSKEWIWVAEYNINVPGYLHNQQYYAASRLGKGVCYWGPTQNLIDSYEMTDGLSILESPLYDETNPFKDRDPRLDMYAVRPHSRYLGYQFEPNTSFVKINNYWSAGAPTQVANADATNAYRSFSGYLWRKVVDIADFNSTSVSGNSDLGVGIFRLPELLLIYAEAKIELNQLDNSVYDAINQIRTRAKMPLLNPGMSQAKLRKALRYERKVELANDGLRWYDIRRWGIANTVMNGYLYLNRNANNWTKSAITGFDESANPIYNQSQASVYFTTQQVVYKINKDEYWPIPQSEMDANPNLKQNPGY from the coding sequence ATGAAAAACTTTTTAAAAATATTTTTATTAATCATAATCACTTCGTGCTCAAGCTCGGATATGGATTTAGAACCACTTAACGGACCAACATCCGGAACCTTCCCTGCCTCTTATGAAGAAGGGAAAATGGGACTTTTTGCAGCGTATAGAAACTTAAGTACTTTAGATGCCGCCAGTACTCCGATGTGGCACGTGATGGATAATATTACGGATATCGGCTATGCAAGACCGGGAACCAATTACACATCCCCTATCACAAGTTCTCTTACCACGACCAATGCATTGGCCATAAAACCTTGGGAAGTTCACTATCAGACCATTGCAAGATGTCACGCCGTACTCGATAAACTGGATGGAATTGCAGGAATTACCGAAGCACAAAAAGCAGAACTTGGTTCGGAATTAAGATTTATCCGAGCTTACTGCTATTCTCAGCTTATTGAGCTTTACGGAGATGTTCCCCTACTAAAAGCATCAGTTACATTGAATAATGCCAATGTTCCCAGAACGCCTGTTGCAGAAATTCAGCAGTTTATTATTGATGAGCTTGGAGCTGTTGCCCCTCAGCTTCCGATCTCACAATCGCAGTTTGGAAATGTGCGCGCATCCCGTATCGCAGCCTTAATGCTAAAAGCCAGAGTCGAGCTTTATTCTAAGCAATACGCAGCAGCGGCGGTTACTTCAAAACAGGCTTTAGATGCAGCGGCAGGGGTTTATAGTTTGACACCATTTAATGCTTCTGTGAATTACGCAGGTAAAGATCATACCGTAGGAGAGCCGGATCCTAGTAATATATTTGGCCACAGCGGTTTTTCTAACAGCAAAGAATGGATTTGGGTTGCCGAATACAACATTAATGTACCCGGATATCTTCATAATCAGCAATATTATGCAGCATCCCGTTTGGGTAAAGGAGTTTGCTACTGGGGGCCGACTCAAAACCTTATTGATTCTTATGAAATGACAGATGGTTTATCCATACTAGAATCTCCTTTGTACGATGAAACAAACCCGTTTAAAGACAGAGATCCGCGTCTTGATATGTATGCTGTACGACCACATTCAAGATATTTGGGATACCAATTTGAACCGAATACATCTTTCGTAAAAATCAACAATTACTGGTCAGCCGGAGCGCCAACACAGGTTGCCAATGCTGATGCTACCAATGCCTATCGCTCTTTCAGCGGGTATCTTTGGAGAAAAGTGGTGGATATTGCTGATTTTAATTCTACTTCAGTAAGTGGAAATTCAGATTTAGGTGTTGGAATTTTCAGATTACCGGAATTACTATTGATTTATGCAGAAGCAAAAATTGAGTTGAATCAATTGGATAATTCTGTTTATGATGCGATCAACCAGATTAGAACACGTGCAAAAATGCCACTTTTAAACCCCGGAATGTCACAAGCTAAATTGAGAAAAGCCCTTCGATACGAAAGAAAAGTAGAATTGGCCAATGACGGACTAAGATGGTACGACATAAGACGTTGGGGCATCGCCAATACCGTGATGAACGGATATTTATACCTGAACCGCAACGCAAACAACTGGACAAAATCTGCCATAACAGGCTTTGATGAAAGTGCAAATCCTATCTATAATCAATCTCAGGCTTCGGTATATTTCACGACGCAGCAAGTGGTTTATAAAATCAATAAAGATGAATACTGGCCGATTCCGCAGTCTGAAATGGATGCAAATCCTAATTTAAAACAAAACCCCGGATATTAA
- a CDS encoding metallophosphoesterase, whose protein sequence is MKKNISLLLVLLSAVLFGQEKFHAPKLDNEKSWSIILIPDTQNYVKWNQNQPILDLMVRWIEDNISTLNIKMVCQVGDLVEHNNILNQGYDGDQSADDQWKSIQSILGRLNGKVPYVAATGNHDFSINEEGRRFSRYNEFFPSNFNRLNQKYLAQNFFNDAGAPSMENSVLELKGLNGQDYLFLSLEFAPRNKALEWAKKVLDMPQYKNHKSILITHAFLNEKDKRTDKENSWFMYEPFLVNNVPQKSKTIALPESNNGEQIWQKLIQPSQNLQLVLSGHISGEGFRVDSNKYGKNVNQMLFDMQSEGGGHRNGNGGDGWLRIIEFYPDNKTVKVKTYSPLFGISPVTQKNAYKTDSRNEFVFKFSE, encoded by the coding sequence ATGAAGAAGAATATATCACTATTGCTTGTACTGCTTTCTGCAGTACTTTTTGGACAGGAAAAATTTCACGCTCCAAAATTAGACAACGAAAAATCCTGGAGTATCATTCTGATCCCGGATACACAAAACTATGTAAAATGGAATCAAAATCAGCCCATTTTAGATCTTATGGTAAGATGGATTGAGGACAATATTTCCACCCTCAATATTAAAATGGTTTGCCAGGTTGGAGATTTGGTGGAACATAATAATATTCTTAATCAGGGATATGACGGAGATCAAAGTGCCGATGATCAATGGAAATCGATACAATCAATTTTGGGAAGATTGAACGGAAAAGTACCTTATGTAGCAGCAACCGGAAATCATGACTTCAGTATTAATGAAGAAGGCAGAAGATTTTCCCGTTATAACGAGTTTTTTCCTTCTAATTTTAATCGTTTAAATCAGAAATATTTAGCTCAAAACTTTTTTAATGATGCTGGAGCTCCAAGCATGGAAAATTCTGTTTTGGAACTTAAAGGATTAAATGGCCAAGACTATTTATTTTTAAGCCTTGAATTTGCCCCTAGAAATAAAGCGTTGGAATGGGCTAAAAAAGTGCTGGATATGCCTCAATACAAGAATCATAAATCAATTTTAATCACCCACGCTTTTCTGAATGAGAAAGACAAGAGAACGGATAAAGAAAATTCATGGTTTATGTACGAGCCTTTTCTGGTAAACAATGTTCCTCAAAAGTCAAAAACCATCGCCCTTCCGGAGTCTAATAACGGTGAGCAAATCTGGCAAAAACTGATACAGCCTTCTCAAAATCTTCAATTGGTACTAAGTGGCCATATCTCTGGTGAAGGTTTCCGTGTAGATTCTAATAAATATGGAAAAAACGTAAACCAGATGCTTTTTGATATGCAGAGTGAAGGCGGAGGTCATCGTAATGGCAACGGCGGCGACGGCTGGCTCAGAATTATTGAGTTTTATCCTGATAATAAAACGGTAAAAGTGAAAACCTACTCCCCTCTTTTCGGGATTTCTCCCGTTACTCAGAAAAATGCTTATAAGACGGATTCCAGAAATGAGTTTGTTTTTAAGTTTTCGGAATGA
- a CDS encoding quinone oxidoreductase family protein — METNNQSGVIRIKKQGSPSVLEYDVEKIGQPTGNQVLIQQKAIALNFVDVMFRNGSFPLSNFPATIGVEAAGVIESVGENVTEFAAGDRVGYFFSLGAYAERRLIDASELIKLPEDVSFDQAAAVMAKGLTARMLIKQTYPVKQGDVILVHAAAGGVGSLVSRWAKALGATVIGTVGSSGKKDYVLNNGIDHVIALDKEDLIESVKSFTKGNGVDAVFDGVGKATFNPSLEVVKSGGTVVLFGSSSGTPEINNEILNAKEIKLIRPTLGSYLPDKASVNIAAADMFEALRNGTLGDINPTIYPLAEAAKAHQDLESGSTKGSIIFHI; from the coding sequence ATGGAGACAAATAATCAAAGCGGAGTTATCCGGATCAAAAAACAGGGTTCACCATCAGTACTTGAATATGATGTAGAAAAAATTGGCCAACCGACAGGAAATCAGGTGCTAATTCAACAAAAAGCAATAGCACTCAATTTTGTGGATGTTATGTTTCGGAATGGAAGTTTTCCGTTGAGCAACTTTCCTGCAACCATCGGTGTCGAAGCTGCAGGAGTTATAGAATCTGTAGGTGAAAACGTGACAGAGTTTGCAGCAGGTGACAGAGTGGGCTATTTTTTCTCGCTGGGAGCTTACGCAGAACGTAGACTGATTGATGCCTCAGAACTGATAAAACTTCCGGAGGATGTATCTTTTGATCAGGCAGCTGCAGTTATGGCGAAAGGTCTTACCGCAAGAATGCTTATTAAACAGACATATCCGGTAAAGCAGGGAGATGTAATATTGGTGCACGCGGCAGCAGGAGGAGTCGGTTCATTGGTAAGCAGATGGGCAAAAGCTTTGGGAGCTACAGTGATAGGAACAGTCGGAAGCAGTGGTAAGAAAGACTATGTACTTAATAACGGAATCGATCACGTTATTGCCCTCGACAAAGAAGATTTAATTGAATCTGTAAAAAGTTTTACAAAAGGTAATGGAGTAGATGCTGTTTTTGATGGGGTCGGAAAGGCAACATTTAATCCATCTCTGGAAGTGGTCAAAAGTGGCGGAACCGTCGTGTTATTCGGCTCTTCTTCAGGAACACCGGAAATTAATAATGAAATTTTAAATGCGAAGGAAATCAAGTTGATCCGTCCTACGTTGGGAAGCTATCTTCCGGACAAAGCCAGTGTGAATATTGCTGCAGCAGATATGTTTGAAGCATTACGCAACGGTACATTGGGAGATATTAATCCTACAATTTATCCTCTGGCAGAAGCCGCAAAAGCTCATCAGGATCTTGAATCAGGGAGTACTAAGGGTTCAATAATATTTCATATTTAA
- a CDS encoding Crp/Fnr family transcriptional regulator produces MASVSFEPLYTYIESKSALTLSDEEKTLIQNTFKPKHLRKRQYLLQEGDICKYMSFIVKGSGRMFSVNEKGQENIMRFAVENWWLGDYESYNFSTPSLYNIEVLEDSEVLMVEHGSMQELMKAILAVDLMIKEIDRRGAVATQKRIHSSISHSAEERYDTLIKNYPEFLNRFPQSMIASYLGISPETLSRIRKNMLKK; encoded by the coding sequence TTGGCTTCAGTATCCTTTGAACCACTTTATACTTATATTGAATCTAAGTCTGCACTTACCTTAAGTGATGAAGAAAAAACATTGATTCAAAATACATTTAAACCCAAGCATCTCCGCAAAAGACAATATCTCTTACAGGAAGGAGACATCTGCAAGTATATGTCCTTTATCGTAAAAGGCTCCGGGCGAATGTTTTCGGTGAATGAAAAAGGACAGGAAAACATAATGCGCTTTGCTGTTGAAAACTGGTGGCTCGGTGATTATGAAAGTTATAATTTCAGCACCCCTTCACTTTATAATATTGAAGTTCTGGAAGATTCGGAAGTACTTATGGTCGAACACGGAAGTATGCAGGAACTCATGAAGGCTATACTGGCGGTCGATCTGATGATCAAAGAAATCGACAGAAGAGGAGCAGTGGCCACCCAAAAACGAATCCACTCTTCGATCAGCCATAGTGCCGAAGAACGTTATGATACCCTCATTAAAAACTATCCGGAATTTCTGAACCGTTTTCCACAAAGTATGATTGCTTCCTACCTTGGGATTTCACCTGAAACACTGAGCCGAATCAGGAAAAATATGCTGAAAAAATAA
- a CDS encoding nuclear transport factor 2 family protein: protein MNTSSTLLQDSLLLIWNNRNSAERIALMEKIYASDITFYESNDSEPFVGKESIDQLIQTLQKDWPSGFEFTLTDTPKSNHNVQQISWQLGIPGQQPAATGMDVAIIENGKIKALYLFLRQ from the coding sequence ATGAACACATCATCAACCCTTCTACAAGACAGTTTATTATTAATCTGGAACAATCGCAATTCAGCTGAAAGGATAGCTTTAATGGAAAAGATCTATGCCTCAGATATTACATTTTATGAAAGTAATGACAGTGAACCCTTTGTAGGAAAAGAATCCATTGATCAACTTATTCAGACACTCCAAAAGGACTGGCCTTCCGGTTTTGAGTTCACTCTTACCGACACTCCAAAATCAAATCATAATGTACAACAGATCAGTTGGCAACTGGGGATCCCAGGTCAGCAACCTGCTGCTACGGGTATGGACGTTGCCATCATTGAAAATGGTAAAATCAAAGCTTTATATTTATTCTTAAGACAATAA
- a CDS encoding transposase — translation MDKQISSHTKTRIGQEGKRPDYKRIYTDLINLKYPEKKDVCNQLLSKGSLSTLDIIEINEILFSHNSKENREFNQSHRSYSKSTIFQILEYQKKNKLNNSQLARHFKLSRNTIMKWRTQFLV, via the coding sequence ATGGATAAACAAATATCATCCCATACAAAAACAAGAATAGGGCAGGAAGGAAAAAGGCCTGACTATAAAAGAATATACACCGACCTTATTAATTTGAAATATCCCGAGAAAAAAGACGTCTGTAATCAGTTGTTATCCAAAGGCAGCCTGTCAACACTCGATATTATAGAGATCAATGAGATTCTCTTCAGTCACAACTCCAAGGAAAACAGGGAGTTTAACCAGAGCCACAGATCTTACAGTAAGTCGACAATTTTTCAAATATTAGAATATCAGAAAAAAAATAAATTGAATAATTCTCAGCTTGCCAGGCATTTTAAATTGAGCCGGAATACCATAATGAAATGGAGAACCCAGTTTTTGGTGTAA
- a CDS encoding transposase: MILDLKNIHIGDLVSKRVEEKRMDALRICKFLKCTGQEWETMQSQKSLDTETLLRLSTLLEYDFFRVYSQHLILYAPQSNAHYNSVTNAKSLLPYYRKNIYTREIVDFILEQMENGTKTKRQITEEYKIPKTTLYKWINKYHPIQKQE, encoded by the coding sequence ATGATTCTTGACCTTAAAAACATCCATATAGGAGATCTTGTGAGCAAGCGAGTTGAAGAAAAAAGGATGGATGCACTCCGGATATGTAAATTTTTAAAATGTACCGGCCAGGAATGGGAGACAATGCAATCCCAAAAATCCCTGGATACTGAAACACTGCTGAGACTAAGTACTTTGCTGGAGTACGATTTTTTCAGGGTGTATTCACAACATCTGATCTTATATGCTCCCCAATCCAATGCTCATTATAATAGTGTGACAAATGCAAAATCCTTACTTCCGTATTACAGGAAAAATATTTACACCAGAGAGATCGTGGATTTTATATTAGAACAGATGGAAAATGGTACTAAAACAAAAAGACAAATCACAGAAGAATATAAAATTCCCAAAACGACTTTATATAAATGGATAAACAAATATCATCCCATACAAAAACAAGAATAG
- a CDS encoding tetratricopeptide repeat protein, whose amino-acid sequence MMLIKKIILFLACTILSFTKAQNYTESQIDAEIKKARILSINKPNKSIELCTKIYRISKDMGYKKGMLECNNILMAKLYDAGDFKKVVDISREAETLAKEINDNVTLSNTYRLRGASYTELGFNDECLKELKKALRTAEKITSKNDKNYLEALIYTGFGSYSAHINAPMDSLIYYAEKSLKSTMAIYEDKNFVTKKYYNLAVSYMNLGMLSVATNRIKDAEMYLSKSLEISQNEKYLVNKNIEVTVLNEFAWLYYDQKKYKEAVRYAERAEALEKRISIPYIRRDIYEVYFKSYVELGEKETSKKYMNLYTKLNDSLVNVEKKAINTPVKQIMSEQGESYTNNIQRIILIALGLLISVLAVGWFFWRKNQNKIHEKYKNVIANLKNEADAKQSGFTLAETDDKVAENTLSISEDTTTELLRKLSKFEKSEKFLKKDTNLSSLSNMLNTNPRYLSEIIKQHRGKNFNNYLNGLRIHYITNKLYETPVFREYKISYLAEFCGFSSREVFAVIFKKETGVTPSYFINQLKKDNGQPEVV is encoded by the coding sequence ATGATGCTGATAAAAAAAATTATTCTCTTTTTGGCATGCACGATTCTCAGCTTCACAAAAGCACAGAACTATACCGAATCTCAAATTGATGCTGAAATTAAAAAAGCCAGAATATTGTCGATCAATAAACCCAATAAAAGTATTGAGCTTTGCACAAAAATATACCGTATTTCTAAGGATATGGGGTACAAAAAAGGGATGCTGGAATGCAATAATATCCTTATGGCAAAACTGTATGATGCCGGTGATTTCAAAAAGGTTGTTGATATCAGCAGAGAAGCAGAGACGCTTGCCAAAGAAATAAATGATAATGTGACATTATCAAATACGTACAGGCTTAGAGGTGCTTCTTACACGGAATTGGGGTTTAATGATGAATGTCTGAAAGAATTAAAAAAAGCTTTGCGTACCGCCGAAAAAATTACATCAAAGAACGATAAAAATTATTTAGAAGCACTTATATATACAGGATTTGGAAGTTATTCCGCTCACATCAACGCACCGATGGACTCTCTCATCTACTACGCTGAAAAAAGTTTAAAAAGCACCATGGCTATTTATGAAGATAAAAATTTTGTTACTAAAAAATATTACAACCTTGCTGTATCTTATATGAATTTGGGAATGCTGAGTGTTGCGACCAACCGCATTAAAGATGCAGAAATGTACCTGTCGAAATCTCTGGAAATATCCCAAAACGAAAAATATCTTGTTAATAAAAATATTGAAGTGACTGTTCTCAATGAGTTTGCATGGTTGTATTATGATCAAAAAAAATACAAAGAAGCAGTTCGTTACGCAGAACGGGCAGAAGCTTTGGAAAAACGGATCAGTATTCCCTATATCCGCAGGGATATTTATGAAGTGTATTTCAAATCATATGTGGAACTGGGAGAAAAAGAAACTTCCAAAAAATATATGAATCTTTACACGAAGCTCAATGACAGCCTCGTTAATGTTGAAAAAAAGGCGATCAACACTCCTGTGAAGCAGATTATGAGTGAGCAGGGAGAAAGTTATACAAACAATATCCAAAGAATTATACTCATTGCATTAGGCCTGCTTATCTCTGTATTGGCCGTCGGTTGGTTTTTCTGGAGAAAAAACCAAAATAAAATTCATGAAAAATATAAAAATGTTATTGCAAATCTTAAAAATGAAGCAGATGCAAAACAATCCGGATTTACGTTAGCCGAAACTGATGATAAGGTCGCAGAGAATACGCTTAGTATATCTGAAGATACAACAACGGAGTTATTACGTAAACTATCCAAGTTTGAAAAATCCGAAAAATTTCTAAAAAAAGATACAAATCTCTCCTCACTTTCAAATATGCTGAATACCAATCCGAGGTACCTTTCGGAAATTATAAAACAGCACCGGGGCAAAAATTTCAATAATTATCTCAATGGCTTGCGGATACATTACATTACGAATAAATTATATGAAACCCCCGTTTTCAGAGAATATAAAATAAGTTATCTGGCAGAATTCTGTGGTTTTTCTTCCAGGGAAGTTTTCGCTGTTATATTTAAAAAGGAAACAGGCGTTACTCCTTCCTATTTTATAAACCAACTCAAAAAAGACAATGGCCAACCAGAAGTTGTATAA
- a CDS encoding helix-turn-helix domain-containing protein: MKESSIATCYMSPSPSTEQFIPDHCFMYLISGSMLVYDGHKEYKIRAGDYGIGRRNHLAKYTKQPDEGAFKKIFILFEQDFLKAFNDTYGFIAEENKTTGAIIPLAKDKLVKNFMESITPYFNDNGIIDEQFLNVKQTELLLVLLKVNPQLANVFFDFTNPGKINLEEFMNRNYRFNVSIERFAYLTGRSLSAFKRDFEKIFHTTPKHWLVQKRLEEAYYLIDKKRKKPSEIYLDLGFENFSHFSFAFKKLFGHPPTQLIQKSDMNR; encoded by the coding sequence ATGAAAGAATCAAGTATTGCCACCTGTTATATGAGTCCTTCTCCCAGTACGGAGCAGTTTATACCCGACCATTGCTTTATGTATCTCATTTCGGGTTCAATGCTTGTCTATGATGGACATAAGGAGTATAAAATCCGAGCCGGCGATTATGGTATAGGCAGAAGAAACCACTTGGCAAAATATACCAAGCAGCCTGATGAGGGTGCTTTCAAAAAGATATTTATTTTATTCGAACAGGATTTTTTAAAAGCTTTCAACGATACTTATGGGTTCATTGCTGAAGAGAACAAAACAACCGGTGCTATTATTCCATTGGCTAAAGATAAGCTGGTCAAAAATTTTATGGAATCTATCACTCCTTATTTTAATGATAACGGAATCATAGATGAACAGTTTTTAAATGTCAAGCAAACCGAACTTTTGTTGGTGCTTCTGAAGGTAAACCCGCAGCTTGCCAATGTTTTTTTTGACTTTACCAATCCCGGGAAAATAAACCTTGAGGAGTTTATGAACCGTAATTACAGGTTCAATGTGAGCATTGAGCGATTTGCTTACCTTACAGGCAGAAGTCTATCTGCTTTCAAACGTGACTTTGAAAAAATCTTTCATACAACTCCAAAGCATTGGCTTGTACAGAAACGACTGGAAGAAGCTTATTATCTTATCGATAAAAAAAGAAAAAAGCCTTCTGAGATTTACCTTGATCTAGGTTTTGAAAATTTCTCCCATTTCTCCTTTGCATTTAAAAAACTGTTCGGACATCCGCCAACGCAATTGATCCAAAAGAGCGACATGAACCGATGA
- a CDS encoding SDR family oxidoreductase — protein MTNSNNGVNVLVTGGSGFIAVHCIIKLLEQGYKVRATLRSLNRQNEVKDMLKKGGISLFENLSFIEADLSKDENWDKAVQGCSYVLHVASPTPIVNYKHEDEMINPAKDGVLRVLRAARAAGVKRVVLTSAYGAVGMGNTNRTTPYTEKDWSNLKGNLHPYQKSKTIAEKAAWEFIHNEGGGLELSTVNPVAVMGPVLGTDYSHSNQVVRRMLEGEIKACPKVYCCYVDVRDVADLHLLAMTHPKANGERFLATTGNALSMLDIAQILKKNLGEVAAKVPTKEMPNWIVRIAAKFNPSLRMLATLLGKYAETSGDKAKQLLNWSPRSNEDAIMATADSMLQLGLIKK, from the coding sequence ATGACAAATTCAAATAATGGAGTAAACGTCCTGGTAACAGGCGGCTCCGGTTTCATTGCTGTTCATTGTATCATAAAGTTACTTGAACAAGGTTATAAAGTCAGAGCAACATTACGCTCCCTTAACAGGCAGAATGAGGTGAAGGATATGCTAAAGAAAGGAGGTATCAGCTTATTTGAAAATCTCTCGTTTATAGAGGCCGACCTTTCGAAAGATGAAAATTGGGATAAGGCAGTGCAGGGCTGCAGCTACGTTCTGCATGTAGCATCTCCAACACCTATTGTTAATTATAAGCATGAGGATGAAATGATCAATCCTGCAAAAGACGGTGTATTAAGGGTTCTGAGAGCTGCAAGAGCTGCCGGTGTAAAGCGAGTTGTTTTGACATCGGCCTATGGAGCTGTGGGTATGGGAAATACGAATCGTACAACACCTTATACTGAAAAAGACTGGTCTAATCTTAAAGGAAATCTTCATCCTTACCAAAAATCAAAAACGATTGCCGAGAAAGCCGCATGGGAGTTTATACATAACGAGGGTGGTGGGCTTGAACTTTCAACGGTCAATCCGGTTGCGGTGATGGGGCCTGTACTCGGAACAGATTATTCCCACTCCAATCAGGTGGTGAGAAGAATGCTGGAAGGTGAGATAAAAGCGTGTCCGAAAGTGTATTGCTGTTATGTGGATGTTCGTGATGTTGCTGATCTGCATCTGCTTGCCATGACCCATCCGAAAGCTAACGGCGAAAGATTTCTGGCTACCACGGGCAATGCGCTATCAATGCTCGACATAGCTCAAATATTAAAGAAAAATCTAGGTGAGGTGGCAGCAAAAGTTCCCACCAAAGAAATGCCCAACTGGATCGTGAGGATAGCAGCCAAGTTCAACCCATCGTTACGGATGCTGGCTACATTACTTGGTAAATATGCAGAAACGAGTGGTGATAAAGCAAAGCAATTATTAAATTGGTCGCCCCGTTCCAATGAAGACGCAATTATGGCAACGGCAGACTCTATGTTACAGCTAGGTTTAATAAAAAAATAG
- a CDS encoding SDR family oxidoreductase, translating into MDLKNSTILITGGSSGIGLEMVKQLSEQDSKIIITGRNLDNLKETKKKFPEVHIFQSDVSKPQDIEELYKAVTTQFPELNIIINNAGLMRLIDVQDQTLDLENVNREIATNLSGTVQMTHRFLPHLLRKKSAAIVNVSSAIAFMPFTIAPIYSATKAGIHAYTQALRLQLEETNVKVLEIIPPGVNTNLQNGWVIQPKESQMMDVDKMVNIIIKGLSKDKTEIMPPLIRVIKLASRLIPGLLIRFGHGEFKNFKKINHNNQN; encoded by the coding sequence ATGGATTTAAAAAACAGTACAATACTGATTACCGGCGGTTCCAGCGGTATCGGCCTTGAAATGGTAAAACAACTCAGTGAGCAGGACTCGAAGATCATCATCACAGGGAGAAACCTTGACAATTTAAAGGAAACAAAAAAGAAATTTCCGGAAGTACACATATTCCAAAGTGATGTAAGTAAACCACAGGACATCGAAGAACTGTATAAAGCGGTCACCACGCAATTTCCTGAACTCAATATCATTATCAATAATGCAGGCCTCATGCGGTTGATCGACGTACAGGATCAGACACTTGATCTGGAGAACGTCAACCGTGAGATTGCCACAAACCTCTCCGGCACGGTTCAGATGACCCACCGTTTCCTCCCCCATTTGCTTCGAAAAAAATCGGCAGCAATTGTAAATGTTTCATCTGCTATCGCATTTATGCCTTTCACGATAGCTCCCATCTACAGTGCCACCAAGGCAGGGATACACGCCTACACACAGGCACTGCGGTTGCAGCTCGAAGAAACAAACGTGAAGGTTCTGGAAATCATCCCTCCCGGAGTGAATACCAACCTACAAAATGGCTGGGTCATTCAACCCAAGGAAAGCCAGATGATGGATGTCGATAAAATGGTAAATATCATTATCAAAGGACTATCCAAAGACAAAACTGAGATTATGCCTCCATTGATCCGCGTCATAAAATTGGCAAGCAGGCTTATTCCCGGATTGCTGATCAGGTTTGGTCACGGAGAATTTAAGAATTTTAAAAAAATCAATCATAACAATCAAAATTAA
- a CDS encoding DUF2147 domain-containing protein, with translation MKKSLLIVILLMVSIVSFAQKLPADKIIGVWQSIDSDTQLKFEFYKSGDKYFGKLLFASNMYEADGKTFKKDFKNPDKKLRNRSRYGITNITNLTYDEGEYTGGNLYNPEEGRNYRVKAKLKNENEMEFRGYIGISLLGKTMKFKKVK, from the coding sequence ATGAAAAAATCGCTTTTAATAGTTATACTGCTTATGGTATCGATCGTATCATTTGCTCAGAAACTTCCCGCCGATAAAATCATTGGTGTGTGGCAAAGTATCGACTCTGATACCCAACTGAAATTTGAATTTTATAAATCAGGTGATAAATATTTCGGGAAATTATTATTTGCCTCAAATATGTATGAAGCAGATGGCAAGACCTTTAAAAAAGACTTTAAAAATCCTGATAAAAAATTACGGAACAGATCAAGATACGGTATTACCAATATCACCAATCTTACCTATGACGAAGGTGAATATACCGGCGGCAATCTTTACAACCCCGAGGAAGGAAGGAATTATCGTGTAAAAGCCAAATTGAAAAACGAGAATGAGATGGAGTTCAGAGGGTACATAGGAATCTCTTTATTGGGTAAAACAATGAAATTTAAAAAAGTAAAGTAA